The DNA segment TGGGAAGAAAAAACACTTGCATTCTGGTTATTCTTGATGTTCTTTTCAAATTATTACGCTTTGGGATTTCTGGCTCTTAATTGAAGGAGAAATGTACATTAATAGAGGACCAGAATACTAAGCTGAGAAGTTAATTGAAGGAGAAATGTACATTATCCACTTTTGACTTATGattgattttttaagatttaCTGCTAGCTTCCTAGCCAGTCTATATTTCAGAATGAATGGGCTCTGGTACAAGACCTAGGAATAAGTTGTGTAAGTGGAAGGTCCTACCTTTGTCATATATACATGAAAAAGTTAGTGATTGAGCCAAAACTATACAGAAAGATCTTTGACTGATCTTACTGGAAAATGCTAAAATTTATCAGAACTATTACTCTCTGCATACAAGCTGTAGATTCTGCTAGAAGAGGTTAATTGATTGAGGCTGGAATAATTTCATATGATTAAATTTGGTATGTGAGCCACAGGAGGAGATAAAGAGCAGTTATTAGCCAAGTGGTTCAAGCCAGTATATAATCAATCCAAAATGCACCTGCATAATTTTCATTTTTCACCCTTGATTTTTCTTCATTTCTCCAATAGTTGGATTTTTTATAACTCTATCTATGGCGTCAATGGGCAAAAGTGTCACTATATCTTTTTCGTGTGTATTTTCAGAGCCAGCGGGCTTCATTAAGTTGGTAACTGAAAGATAGATATAGTGGTCCTTGGTTAATGCTATGAGATATTAGAAGATAAAGAAGCAGATTAATGAACATTTGTGTGCCTGTGATTTTTTGGAAAGTGAAGAGAGTGACAGATATCAGGGAGGTTTATGAAGGTGCAATTCACTTAGTATAaaagttttattattatataaacaATATGGTTCGTGCATAAGAAAATGTTCCATGAGGTGGATGTTACTATGCTAGCATCTCTTTGACTTAAATCATTTTTTAGTGTTTATATTGGTTAATGTATACATTTTGCTTATTGGGTATTGTTAAGTCCAAGGTATTGCCTCTTGCTTGGACCAGTATGTACCATCATAAACCTCCAACTTTGGACGGTCCACATTCGGTATAGGGCTTATTGtttgttatttttttaaaaattttctttaacCCCCTCCCCACTTCTTTGTACGATGGTATGTATCGGCATATTGGGTCACAATGCCAACACAAGCTGGACCCATACCGATCCAGCTTGAACCGACATGGGTTCGATAGAACCTTGGTCAAGTCTTTCTTGTCTTGCTCTTTTTGTATTCACCAGTCATTCACAGAAGATCTCCGTGTATGCTACATTTCTACACTTAATATCTCTGGTTTAAGAAAAtacaaattttgataataaattttTGTTGCTCTAACAGGTATTATGGGCTGGCTTTGATAAGATAGAGCTTGGTCCATCTTCCTTCAAGCATGTTCTACTTCTTGGTTATTCAAATGGATTTCAAGTGTTTGATGTGGAGAATGCTTCAAGTGTATGCGAACTGGTTTCCAAGCGTGATGGCCCAGCTACTTTTTTACAGATGCAGCCCATGCCGATCAAATCTGAATCTATTGAAGGACTCAGAGCATCACATCCTTTGCTCTTGGTTGTTGCTGGTGATGAAACCAATGGCACTGGTGTCGTGCAAGGTGGTCATCTGAGTGCATCAATGAGAGAGAACAAAAGTGAACCTCGGGCAGAAAACAGCATCTTAATTCCTACAGCCGTCTGGTTCTACTCATTCAAATCTCACAGTTATGTTCATGTTCTGAAATTCAAGTCTGCTGTATATATGGTTCGAAGCAGTCCCCGAATTGTTGCTGTGTTATTTGCTACACAAGTAAACAGGAtaagttattttattttgatCATCAGTAGATTTGGGGTATTACAATTTCCTTCTGATTGCTTGAATTATGTTTTGGCAGATATTGTGTTTCGATGCAGTTACTCTTAAGCAAAAGTTCAGCGTACTTACCTATCCATTACAAGGAGTACCTGGTGTTAACATTGGTTATGGTCCAATGGCTGTTGGCTCTAGGTGGTTAGCTTATGCTTCTGATAACCCTCTTGTACCAAATTCAGGCCACCTTAGTCCACAAAATCTTACTCCCTCTCCAGGTGTCAGCCCATCAACTTCACCCGGCAGTGGAAACTTAGTTGCTCGTTATGCAATGGAATCTAGTAAAACATTGGCTGCTGGAATTCGAAATCTTGGAGATATGACTCACAAAACTTGGTCAAAATATTGCCAAGAGATACTTCCTGATGGCTGTAGTTCTCCTTTGTCAACAAATTTGAGCAGGAGATCTGGAAGACATCCACCAACTTCACATCCAAGTGAATCTGATAATGCAGGAATGGTCTGTATACTACCAGAGTTGGACACATCATCCTACAAACTAATACTTGCAAACACTCTTAAATgagatatttataattaattatttacagATCTTAAATGCATTTAGTCTTTAACAAggtaaattgatgattttttatgacccTGCAGGTGGTTGTTACAGATTTCACTTCAACGGATGTCATTTCACAATTTAGGGCCCATACCAGTCCGATATCTGCTCTATGTTTTGACCCAAGCGGTACTCTTTTGGTCACAGCTTCAGTACACGGGCACAAGATAAATATTTTCCGAATCATGCCAACTCGTGTACTAAATGGTTCTGGCCCAGCACGTTACAATTGGACGTCGTCGCATGTGCATCTTTACACACTATGTCGTGGGATAACAGCAGCTGTATGAATCTAAGATGCTCTTTACCATGATTTCTATGGCAAATCATTTATTTGATACCTTTGATTGatagttttttctttttgtaccAGGTCATCCAGGATATCTCGTTTAGCCATTATAGTCAATGGATTTCAATTGTTTCATCTAAGGGTACCTGCCACATATATGTTCTATCGCCTTTTGGTGGTGATGCTAGCCTTCAACAACAAAATGTGAATGGTGAAGGACCGGTTCTAACTCCTAATCTAACGTCGCCATGGTGGTCAGCTGCATGTTGCATGATGCATCAACAGTCACATGCACCTCCTCATCCACCTCCAATTACTTATTCTGTAGTTAGTAGGATTAAAAATGTTAATTCCAGTTGGCTAAGTACTGTTAGCAGTGTTGCTGCTTCTGCAGCAGGAAAGACATTTGGACCATCAGGTGCTGTTGCTGCTATGTTTCATAATTCTCTTTACCATGATCTTTCACCGGTTCCCCCCAAGGCCAACTCTTTGGAACATCTTCTAGTTTACTCTCCGTCTGGTCTTGTCATACAATATGAACTTCTTTTATCTTCATTTGTGGAGCCTTGTGATAGCAGCTTGAAAGCTTTACCTGCTCCTTTGTTGCAACTTCAAGATGAAGAATTACATGTAAATGCTGAGCCAGTTCAGTGGTGGGATGCATGTCGAAGATCAAATTGGCCTCAAAGAGAGGAACATGTTTCCATAATTATCTTTAATAATCAACAAGATAGTGAGACTGTCATCGATTCAGGAGATTGTAAAGATAATGGAAGTTCATGTATCCTGTCAAGTGCCAATGGTGTACCTGGAACAGAGTCAATGGGAAGTGAAAGGTCCTGGTACTTTTCAAATGCAGAAGTACAGATTAGCTCAGGAAAGGTCCCAGTTTGGCAGAAATCAAAGGTATTAATCTTTTTTGTTCCTGAGCAGTTCATAAAGACGACAATTCTTAAAGGTGGATAACATAtatcttctattttattttttattgtagaTTTGTTTCTGTTTGTTGGATCCACTACCAGCTTTTGAAGGTTGTGCAGAAGATCTTACTCATGGAGAAATTGAGAttgaaaaattatcttttaatgaGGTGGAAATAAGGCAAAAGGATTTACTTCCTGTTTTTGAGCAATTTCATGGATTCCAGTCAGACTGGAATGACAGGTATTTTCTATAGAATACTGCTGTCACTAATTAAACTATAAGGCTTGTCTTCTGCTAGTATCCTTATAGACTTAATACAACACGATAGACATAATTCAAGGGCCTTTGCCCTGATTGTTTTTTTACTCTTTTATGTAAAATTGGATGTCACAAAATATATGTAACTGAAGTGGAGTGCAGCACAGTTTCTATTGTATTGAGTAGTATAGCACAAAAGTAATGCTCCCACAACACAGcaggagtaaaaaaaaaaagaacagattCAACATGAAAGTCACAAATCTGACCAGACTAAAGTATGAACGAATCAATTACTATAGTTTCTACTTTTGACAAAGTCTCATATTGGGATGCTTGATCAAGAACATACTGAGTTCTGCAATGAAGCATGGACTTGGTACCTATATGCTTGCTCTTGTACATCTTGATCTTGACCAGAATAAAAGCATTGACGAAACCAATTTAATAAACTAATTTGTAATGTATCATTTAAAGATGCTCGGATTATGAATTCTCTTAATTCTGCAAAGTGGCACAGATTTGATAGAATTAGCTCATTCTCACATGTACAAAAACCTTTGGTAGTATTAGCATGATGAAATATGAATAGGAAAGTTATGAAGGGAGTTTATGCTTTTCTTCTCTCGAGGAATTTATTTTTTTGCAAaggttaagtgatgaggacaagttTTGAGCCCAGGCCCTTGCAATGACCTATTAAGATCTTTACAAGTTAAGCTAACCAGCATATTACAATAAAAGACAGAATTCGATCTCTGGACCTTGCGATGACATGTAAAGGTTTTTACTAGTGAAGCCAGGCAATACCTTTCCtcaaatattttttcttcttatgaAGTCCTCATTTTGCACCCTTTTTTGCTGCCTCATCCTGCCTCAAGGAATTTTGGCTTGGTTAGATGGTCCAAATGTTACCAGGGACTTTAAAAGTAATGAAGATACTGTCTCATAATGAAGATACTGTCCTAATCTAGCTGTGAGAAACAGTTCTATATTAAATCTTGTCCTTAGGATTTGGTTCCATCCAAATACAGGAAATAGCCCATTGCTTTTTGTATTGTAAAATGTAAATGACAATCCTTCATACATCAAGAATATGTGAGAGGGTTTATTATTCTCAAGTCCTTCAAATTTGATTTCAAAAGGATTAATTTCTCTTTCTTGAATAATTCATCCTTCTTCTAACCTTCATATTATTGCGGTGGTTTATCTCTTTCCTTACACTCATCTCTTCTTGGTGTTTTATGGTAACAATTTTCATTATGACTAGTTGATTACCACAATATGCATCAGTTTCAATCATGGTATTTATGACATAAGCCCACTAAAGCAAACTCTTGATCCCTATATCTGTAGAGATCAGTCATCCAGTTGCATCACGGCTAGATGAAAATTTAAACTTATCTAATGCTGGGCATGTTATTTAGCACTTCAAATATTGTGAGCATATGAAGTTTGGATTCGATCGAGGCTTTTCTTAGTTTGTGATATCTGTCTGCTTCTGCAGCAGCACTTTAAAGACAAAGTGTTGTCTTTAGAAACCAGATTTTTGAAGGTTCAGATCTGAAATATTGTTTTTCTCATTAACACAGGCAGTACATTGCACCTGAAGCTGCTGCATCCTTTCTAGCTGCAATTAGATGGTCGTGCAATAGGGTAATGCTGACATCTTCACATTTGATGTCTGAAAGAGAAAGATGTATTTGAAATGTATAACCTAAAAGCATTGGGACAGTGCTAGTGAGCAATACAAAAATAATTGCAGAATGTGAATGCTGGAAACTCCATAAACCATAGTAGGAAACTATTTGCATGCATGCATCTGTTGGTTTGACACCATCTGAGAAATCTGGGTTGAACATTGACTCAGCAAAATGGGAAATAACTGTTGCAACATCAGAATAAGTAACGGACACTAACCATCATAGTTGTATAATGAGACCGTTACATCTTTGCAGGGTTGGTGGTAGATACCAAACTTCATCAGGAGGTTTGCTTGATCCAAGCAATGGTAACTTTGAGCCTACTTCTTTTGCATGTGGATCATATTTTGTTAAGAACAATTTCTAAATTTGCCGAAACTTTGATATGGAATTTGGTAATCAGAAGCTATTTTTTTTGCCTATATGTTTATTTTAGGGCCAAGAACCACAGAAGGTTTGCTTGGTTTAAGTGAGACAAGGCCTAATGAACTTGTTAGCTTGCCGTTGATGGAGAAGTCTATTCCTAATGAATCTGGTCATGGTTTGTGTTCAGTTATCAGAAATGATGTTGATGCATTGTCAGAATTTAAAGCATCAGCCGTAATGCCCAGAAAGTGCTCTGCCAAAAGTTGCATCCAACTTAATTTGAAAAACACTGATAACTATCCTGTCAAGGATGACTCAGTCAACAATGGTGTGTCAACAAGATCAAGTGGCCTGTCATATAATGGTAGACTGGCTGTAGATAATTACTCTCTGAACAATAATGGCAGTAGAAAAATTCCAAAGACATGTATTACCAACACCCATATGGAACAAGCTGAAAGTGCTGATTCCCAAGAGTTTGGTCAATATTTTGATGAGGGCTATTGTAAAGTATCAGGACTTGATGACTGCTGTGAGTTAACTGAAGCTGTTAATGATGCAGACAGCAACAGCAGCCATTGCGAGATAGAAAAGACCGAAGAAGATGGGGACAATGTCAATATGCTGGGAGGTGTATTTGCCTTTAGCGAAGAAGGTGTGGACCTGTATTTCTATATTACAATTTTGTAATCATCAAtagattttgttttttcttctattttctgTTAGCATCAAATATTTTATCTTCTTATGATGTGAAACAGGTTGATGGCACTTGGTACATTTGCCTTGATACCAAAAGATGGAGCGCTTACCATTGTATTTATcttcttacgtttgtgttttctcCCTTCAATAATGCACTGTAGAAGATAGTGGCTTCAAAACCTTTGTAggagtaaatttctatttttcatAGTTGACTCTACATACGAACTGGAAGCTATCAACATGTACTAGAGTAACAACTCTCTTTCTATTTGATTCCCATTTGGCAATCAAAGGTATTTACCTTATGATTGGGCACAGCTGATTGAGAGAACCATAACTCAATGCTGAAAGTGTGAGAGATGGAAGCTAAAAGTCTGCTTATCGGGTCACCTGTCCTTTCACCATTATTGTACATTCTGTAGATTtggaattttaatttatgaagttGGATATGCTTCCTAGAGGCAGAGCTCTGTTTCATCTTTACTTGTACAGAATTATTTACTGTTAATGGGTTCTATGGTTGATTCATggtgattttattttctgttggtCTTCAATggttgaaattattttcaaacttgtCTTATGTGTCCATCAGCTGGCCTTTGTTGCTCATCAGACTACTGTAATATTTTCTTCATAAACTGAAGTATGGTACCTTATGCTGTCTGGAGATACAACTTGTTCATTCCAAATGTTGGTTATCCTAGTCCCTAGACATCTTCTATTGCCAGTTTCATAATACTTTGTTGCCAGTTGAATTGTTTATGACCTCTTTGGCATTTAAAGTCTACTTGAGCTGTTCTTGGATTCTGATGGTGGCAGCTGAAGTATCTATCATATGTTTGATTCCATATGATTGGAATACCATATTTTTGGTAATGTTATACCAACTGTTATACCAGGAAATTCCAGCTGAAGGGTATCTATCATTGTATCTACTACATGTTATACCATGAAACTTTGTTGATATCAACAGTAGATACCACTGCCAACTCATTGAATTGCAGGTTCATATTTGTTTCAGATTTAATTTCTTAGTTTTAGTTGCTGAGCTGATGTAAATTTACCTCCCTTGTCTAAAGTCTCCGTTCTCAATAGTCAGTGTGTGTGTGTCTGCATCTACGTTTACATGTGCATGTGCATGCGAGTGAGTGCTCACGACCCTGACCTTGCCCCATCCAAGGCCTGGATTGACAACTCCACCCTTGAAAAGCTCAATGACCTCCAGGAtgaacacttcatgaatacaggTGCCTGATTTGTCATCCCTTCTGTTAGGGATTTCTAttctgtttgtttgtttgtttcagtGCTATTTTCATCTCTTCTTCTTGTCAAGGATTATTTAGGTGGCTGTTGCATTGGAAGTTCATGAAGCGGATGTTGATGGAGATACAGGAGGTCGCTAGGGTTGTCCATTCCTGATAGGTGGTCTCCACTGTGGATCTGATTTAGTCTGGGAGGTATCTCAGGCAGTGGCCTATAACCGGACCATTGTACTACTCTACAAGAGCAGGTATTCTCCTAGTTCAAAGTCTTGTTTTATGTGGTTCGATATCTTTTGTTGCTTTCTTGGTGATTTCACACACATTTTTTTGGCAGAAGTTAAATCTTCTAGGATATATCAAATTGGTTTCATCTCCAgtcattttttttaagaaaagggTGGATTCAGTGCACAAGGCTCCCACCAATGCGAGGTATGGGGAGGGTCAATAGACACActattagatttaaataattaaaaaggcTGTTTCCAAGAttcttttcttaaactaaattgatCTCTCTGGATTCTAGTGTTTCTGTATTGACATGTACAAAGGATGCTATTCTTTTCTGCTGTTGGAAGTTTATAGCTCTATGAGTGCTCAACTGATTCTCTATGATGTCTTTGTGAATTTATAGCATCTTTGGACCAACTGAATTGCCAGTAGTCCAGCTTATAATATGCTTGTCATGTTGGAGAACATGCGCTTCTTTGCTAGGAATTGTTTCTCCATTTGCATTGCTGATTAAAATGtacccaaggaagataaaaagtgTCAACttatttgtttatatttgttCACTGTTTGTTGCTTTCCTGTTCTGATTTGGTTCTATTGTGTTTTACTCTTATGTTGCCTGGAAGAGAGCTTCTACCATTTACCTGGCTACAAAGTTTCTATAGATAATCTCCGCCGACTTCCTCCCAAGTTATTGGTGTGCAACAGTTGTGCGGTTAAAGGAACAACTGTGGGATGCATCATTTTGGTTCTCAGAGATATACACCTGAAGGTGTCTCGTTTGGTTACACGCATCAGGAATGTATGGTATTTTACAAATTGCTTGAATTTATCAtctattttcttctatttttcccCCAACTAAAGATTTGAAATTTCATGTGTCCTGTGCATCATCAGCCAATTCTATTATTAATATATTTGTCTTCAATTTCTTGTTTCCAAGTTCTGCTTGTAGTTGTttgttcttagattttgattcttGAGTTGTCCTTTGGGAGATATTTCTCTATAAGAATGAGGCCAGAAATATATAGTGAGCTTACTATAAAGCTTGGccaaaaaatctaaaaaactttgaTTACTTTGATTGCCATGTCAAATCTTGTGAAAGAGACTAAAGGCCAAATATTTTAATGAGGTCACCTAAGGCTTAATTATATTAGGTTTTGAAGATAAATGCATATGCAGATGATCTGAAACGACAGAAGTAATTTTCTGGATAGATGATGGATACATACAAGGTGAACAAGTGGTGGCCGTATAAGATAAtgagatcaaagaaaatttctgaGAAGAATTGATGTGCATTTAAAGATGTTATTAAAAGATGAAAtttggttttgatattatatttgttaGGTATGGTTACTGTATATCTTATAAGTCTGCAAAAGATGGAAGTTAATGGTTTTAGAATAATTATGACCAAGATAGACtatattttttatgcaatgtTAGTATCAAAAATTGATATTAAAAGGATAAAAATTTCAGGTATCTTGGTTCTACTGGTCAACAACAATAGCAATAGCTGGCTTAAATTGATAGGTGTATCTAGGTTTAATAGTAAATATTGACTGGTGATGTGTCATacattttctcttgttttttgttTTAGAACTTGTCATGCCAATTTTATTATTTGTTACTAGTTTCTTGTTTCTTACCTTTTTATATTCATGTGTCTCAAATAATATTTACAACCATTTTCATCTTTAGATTGTGCATATTCGCTCTGTTTAAATCTGCATGAAAGATTTGCCATCATCCGATCTACAAAATGTATCAAAAAATACTTGTTTATCGAACCTATATCATCTTTAGATTGTGCACCTGTTGCTTTAGCCTTTGCCAATCTGACTCGGCCTCAACTGATGGACGAAGCAATAGTAGTTCGAGGGAGGGCATCGAGAAAGGAGTCTGGAGGAGATCCTGTAGAAAAGTTTATAGCAGACCATGTTGACAAGACGATGATAACTTTAGTGATATCATTTTCTTTCCTCGTTACTTAGCGAAGCTTTCTTATGTATGGTTTGCGACATAAAGTTACACCAATTGATATCATTTTATGTTGTAaataatacatacatacacacacaaatataACCGTAAATAATACATCGATAatgaaattttaattaaataatataattaggGTATTTTAATTGGCTAATGTTGTAAATTTCTTAGGGGAAAAAAATTAATGTTTATGGTAACATTTATAAATTGAGAAAAATGTCTGAAAAGAAAATAGGATTATTGTTAGCTATTTATTTAGTCCCAGAAGGATTAGTGAATTCAATTGCTTATAAAATCACAAACATTACTATGTAGATGTTTTGTGTTGCATTGGAAGCAAATACATGGATCTTTGTATGGCCTACAGGCATTTTACAGATCGTATACCTTTCATTTCTGTTTATTATTTGCATGCAAAAGAAACTTCCTATAGGGTATCATGCCGAATGTTCCACCGCTTCATTTAGGCGGTGTCCTCCATATCTTCTGCTGTTCCTCAAAGCTCCCAATCACTGCAGACTGCTGCTTATCACCTAACAAATCTCCAAGCAGCTTGTAATATGCCTCGCTGTCAAATTCATCCACTATGTTCACTAACTTTCCATATCTTTTGTCTACTGTAATCTGCCCGTCCAGGCTCATGTTCCCAGTTAAAACAGTaatcttctccgtttgcatcgTTGCGTTTAGTTTAGAATGTTCAACCAAGAAAACTGCACCAAGGACTTCCCCCAGAAATATTTCCTGCAGCAccacaagaaaaagaacaaacagTAAGCGCACAATAGGATACAAGCGGCAAAGAAATGCTGGTAAACTACCATGTGATTGTATAGTTTTGGTTGCTTCTGCTGCAGTTTGTCGAGCAATGACAGCAAGCTATGTGCAAAAATGGACTCAGGAGTCTTCTCTGCAATCTTTAAGTTTTGTAAGGTCCTCTTAAAGGAGCTCACTTTCTGCTGAGCA comes from the Musa acuminata AAA Group cultivar baxijiao chromosome BXJ1-10, Cavendish_Baxijiao_AAA, whole genome shotgun sequence genome and includes:
- the LOC135595566 gene encoding autophagy-related protein 18g-like isoform X1, which encodes MGGRGRWVGEDEQGKGQNGLLPKSMRIFSSCLKTVSSNAGSVVSSVRSAGASIAASIAAPPEDDKDQVLWAGFDKIELGPSSFKHVLLLGYSNGFQVFDVENASSVCELVSKRDGPATFLQMQPMPIKSESIEGLRASHPLLLVVAGDETNGTGVVQGGHLSASMRENKSEPRAENSILIPTAVWFYSFKSHSYVHVLKFKSAVYMVRSSPRIVAVLFATQILCFDAVTLKQKFSVLTYPLQGVPGVNIGYGPMAVGSRWLAYASDNPLVPNSGHLSPQNLTPSPGVSPSTSPGSGNLVARYAMESSKTLAAGIRNLGDMTHKTWSKYCQEILPDGCSSPLSTNLSRRSGRHPPTSHPSESDNAGMVVVTDFTSTDVISQFRAHTSPISALCFDPSGTLLVTASVHGHKINIFRIMPTRVLNGSGPARYNWTSSHVHLYTLCRGITAAVIQDISFSHYSQWISIVSSKGTCHIYVLSPFGGDASLQQQNVNGEGPVLTPNLTSPWWSAACCMMHQQSHAPPHPPPITYSVVSRIKNVNSSWLSTVSSVAASAAGKTFGPSGAVAAMFHNSLYHDLSPVPPKANSLEHLLVYSPSGLVIQYELLLSSFVEPCDSSLKALPAPLLQLQDEELHVNAEPVQWWDACRRSNWPQREEHVSIIIFNNQQDSETVIDSGDCKDNGSSCILSSANGVPGTESMGSERSWYFSNAEVQISSGKVPVWQKSKICFCLLDPLPAFEGCAEDLTHGEIEIEKLSFNEVEIRQKDLLPVFEQFHGFQSDWNDRVGGRYQTSSGGLLDPSNGPRTTEGLLGLSETRPNELVSLPLMEKSIPNESGHGLCSVIRNDVDALSEFKASAVMPRKCSAKSCIQLNLKNTDNYPVKDDSVNNGVSTRSSGLSYNGRLAVDNYSLNNNGSRKIPKTCITNTHMEQAESADSQEFGQYFDEGYCKVSGLDDCCELTEAVNDADSNSSHCEIEKTEEDGDNVNMLGGVFAFSEEG
- the LOC135595566 gene encoding autophagy-related protein 18g-like isoform X2, translating into MGGRGRWVGEDEQGKGQNGLLPKSMRIFSSCLKTVSSNAGSVVSSVRSAGASIAASIAAPPEDDKDQVLWAGFDKIELGPSSFKHVLLLGYSNGFQVFDVENASSVCELVSKRDGPATFLQMQPMPIKSESIEGLRASHPLLLVVAGDETNGTGVVQGGHLSASMRENKSEPRAENSILIPTAVWFYSFKSHSYVHVLKFKSAVYMVRSSPRIVAVLFATQILCFDAVTLKQKFSVLTYPLQGVPGVNIGYGPMAVGSRWLAYASDNPLVPNSGHLSPQNLTPSPGVSPSTSPGSGNLVARYAMESSKTLAAGIRNLGDMTHKTWSKYCQEILPDGCSSPLSTNLSRRSGRHPPTSHPSESDNAGMVVVTDFTSTDVISQFRAHTSPISALCFDPSGTLLVTASVHGHKINIFRIMPTRVLNGSGPARYNWTSSHVHLYTLCRGITAAVIQDISFSHYSQWISIVSSKGTCHIYVLSPFGGDASLQQQNVNGEGPVLTPNLTSPWWSAACCMMHQQSHAPPHPPPITYSVVSRIKNVNSSWLSTVSSVAASAAGKTFGPSGAVAAMFHNSLYHDLSPVPPKANSLEHLLVYSPSGLVIQYELLLSSFVEPCDSSLKALPAPLLQLQDEELHVNAEPVQWWDACRRSNWPQREEHVSIIIFNNQQDSETVIDSGDCKDNGSSCILSSANGVPGTESMGSERSWYFSNAEVQISSGKVPVWQKSKICFCLLDPLPAFEGCAEDLTHGEIEIEKLSFNEVEIRQKDLLPVFEQFHGFQSDWNDRVGGRYQTSSGGLLDPSNDSNSSHCEIEKTEEDGDNVNMLGGVFAFSEEG
- the LOC135595566 gene encoding autophagy-related protein 18g-like isoform X3 — protein: MGGRGRWVGEDEQGKGQNGLLPKSMRIFSSCLKTVSSNAGSVVSSVRSAGASIAASIAAPPEDDKDQVLWAGFDKIELGPSSFKHVLLLGYSNGFQVFDVENASSVCELVSKRDGPATFLQMQPMPIKSESIEGLRASHPLLLVVAGDETNGTGVVQGGHLSASMRENKSEPRAENSILIPTAVWFYSFKSHSYVHVLKFKSAVYMVRSSPRIVAVLFATQILCFDAVTLKQKFSVLTYPLQGVPGVNIGYGPMAVGSRWLAYASDNPLVPNSGHLSPQNLTPSPGVSPSTSPGSGNLVARYAMESSKTLAAGIRNLGDMTHKTWSKYCQEILPDGCSSPLSTNLSRRSGRHPPTSHPSESDNAGMVVVTDFTSTDVISQFRAHTSPISALCFDPSGTLLVTASVHGHKINIFRIMPTRVLNGSGPARYNWTSSHVHLYTLCRGITAAVIQDISFSHYSQWISIVSSKGTCHIYVLSPFGGDASLQQQNVNGEGPVLTPNLTSPWWSAACCMMHQQSHAPPHPPPITYSVVSRIKNVNSSWLSTVSSVAASAAGKTFGPSGAVAAMFHNSLYHDLSPVPPKANSLEHLLVYSPSGLVIQYELLLSSFVEPCDSSLKALPAPLLQLQDEELHVNAEPVQWWDACRRSNWPQREEHVSIIIFNNQQDSETVIDSGDCKDNGSSCILSSANGVPGTESMGSERSWYFSNAEVQISSGKVPVWQKSKICFCLLDPLPAFEGCAEDLTHGEIEIEKLSFNEVEIRQKDLLPVFEQFHGFQSDWNDRQYIAPEAAASFLAAIRWSCNRGWW